In Bacillus sp. DX3.1, the following proteins share a genomic window:
- a CDS encoding HAMP domain-containing sensor histidine kinase: MVLIRDLMIQVAIIILPLFLYEAIRLNRYQNMPPKPNRYFIMFLSSITLVLSMTYPMCFGNVCGYNFHQIPIISGFLYGGIVGIIPAFIFVIYDWFLHGLNWFRIIEVLFLAIIPLLLSKKWTIFPRNKKLILSFIISSLYVLVCLVFEMFDVLLGAGFTPPMSHLYSGYIFASLIMIMTMVFQVYLTEYLNENALLRTEMQKSEKLNIISELAASVAHEVRNPLTVVRGFIQLLESTEDVKNKDYMRLVLAELDRAEQIISDYLNLAKPQIDKKEHICLSAQLIEMTTLMSSFAAMQGVYLQVEISENLYTIGDKTKLKQAIMNIVKNGIEAIQENKGYLKVTAVQQGNVIMIRVKDSGVGMTKEQLARLGQPYYSLKEKGTGLGLMVTFSILQAHNGTVEYQSESGKGTEAIITLPAVINKE; encoded by the coding sequence ATGGTGCTTATCCGTGACTTAATGATTCAAGTTGCTATCATTATTCTGCCACTATTTTTATATGAAGCGATTCGCCTAAATCGTTATCAAAATATGCCTCCAAAGCCCAATCGCTACTTTATTATGTTTTTATCAAGTATTACGCTTGTTCTTTCTATGACGTATCCCATGTGTTTTGGTAATGTTTGTGGTTATAATTTTCACCAAATTCCGATTATCAGTGGATTTTTGTATGGTGGTATAGTGGGAATCATTCCAGCTTTTATTTTTGTTATATACGATTGGTTTTTGCATGGGCTAAATTGGTTTCGAATAATAGAAGTTCTGTTTCTTGCAATTATTCCTCTATTGTTATCTAAAAAGTGGACCATTTTCCCAAGGAATAAGAAGCTTATTTTATCCTTCATCATATCATCTTTATATGTGCTCGTCTGTTTAGTATTCGAGATGTTTGATGTGTTGCTAGGAGCAGGCTTTACGCCACCTATGTCTCACTTATACAGCGGATACATATTTGCTTCTCTTATTATGATTATGACAATGGTATTTCAAGTGTATTTAACAGAGTATTTAAATGAAAATGCGCTGCTGCGTACAGAAATGCAAAAATCTGAGAAACTGAATATCATAAGTGAGCTAGCGGCAAGTGTAGCACACGAAGTACGAAATCCTCTTACAGTTGTTCGTGGCTTTATTCAGTTGTTAGAGAGTACAGAAGATGTAAAGAATAAGGACTATATGCGTCTTGTATTGGCAGAGCTAGATCGAGCTGAACAAATTATTTCGGATTATTTAAATTTAGCCAAGCCACAAATTGATAAAAAAGAACACATATGCTTATCTGCACAACTCATTGAAATGACTACTTTAATGTCGTCATTTGCTGCAATGCAAGGTGTCTATTTACAAGTTGAAATTTCTGAAAATCTATATACAATTGGCGATAAAACAAAATTAAAACAAGCAATTATGAATATTGTTAAAAATGGAATTGAAGCGATTCAAGAAAATAAAGGGTATTTAAAAGTAACCGCTGTTCAACAAGGTAATGTCATTATGATACGAGTAAAAGATAGCGGTGTTGGGATGACGAAAGAACAGCTAGCGAGACTTGGGCAGCCTTATTATTCGCTAAAAGAAAAAGGAACTGGTCTAGGGCTGATGGTAACGTTTAGTATTCTACAGGCACATAATGGTACGGTTGAATATCAAAGTGAGAGTGGAAAAGGAACCGAAGCAATTATTACGTTGCCAGCTGTCATAAACAAGGAATAA
- a CDS encoding aminotransferase A — translation MEQFINPRVKDIQISGIRQFSNMIQNYDNLISLTIGQPDFPTPSLVKEAAKRAITENFTSYTHNAGLLELRKAACNFLKERYDLHYSPEDETIVTIGASEAIDVTFRTILEEGTEVILPAPIYPGYEPIIRMCGATPVFVDVRETGFRLTAAAIENAITDQTRCIVLPYPSNPTGVTLSKEELTDIVAVLKDKNIFILSDEIYSELVYEDDHTSIAHFPEMRDKTIVINGLSKSHSMTGWRIGLLFAPDYLAKHILKVHQYNVTCATSIAQYAAIEALTAAKDAPRMMRHQYKNRRNYVYSRLTQMGLTIEKPTGAFYLFPYIGNLTSSSFDFAVQLVKEAGLAVVPGTAFSEYGEGYIRLSYAYSMETLKEGCDRLEQFLQQKS, via the coding sequence ATGGAACAATTCATTAATCCAAGAGTAAAGGATATTCAAATTTCTGGTATCCGTCAGTTCTCTAATATGATTCAAAACTATGATAATCTCATTTCTCTAACAATTGGACAACCCGATTTCCCAACACCTTCTTTAGTAAAAGAAGCTGCAAAACGGGCGATTACAGAAAACTTTACGAGCTATACACACAATGCTGGGCTACTAGAATTACGCAAGGCGGCTTGTAATTTTTTGAAAGAGCGTTACGATTTACACTATTCACCAGAAGACGAAACAATCGTTACAATCGGTGCGAGTGAAGCAATCGATGTTACGTTTCGTACGATTTTAGAAGAAGGCACAGAAGTTATTTTACCTGCTCCTATTTACCCTGGCTATGAGCCTATTATTCGGATGTGTGGTGCAACACCTGTTTTTGTAGATGTTCGTGAAACCGGATTTCGCTTAACAGCTGCTGCGATTGAAAATGCGATTACAGACCAAACAAGATGCATCGTTTTACCTTATCCTTCTAATCCAACTGGTGTAACACTCTCAAAAGAAGAATTAACAGACATTGTAGCTGTTTTAAAAGATAAAAATATTTTCATCCTTTCTGATGAGATTTACAGTGAACTTGTATATGAAGATGATCATACGTCCATTGCTCATTTTCCCGAAATGCGTGATAAAACAATTGTCATTAATGGTTTATCAAAATCCCATTCCATGACAGGCTGGCGTATTGGTCTTTTATTTGCTCCAGACTATTTAGCAAAGCATATTTTAAAAGTTCATCAATATAACGTTACATGCGCCACTTCAATTGCACAATATGCTGCGATTGAAGCATTAACAGCTGCAAAGGACGCACCGCGAATGATGCGTCATCAATATAAAAACCGTCGGAATTACGTATACAGTCGTCTGACTCAAATGGGCTTAACAATAGAAAAGCCCACAGGTGCGTTTTATTTATTCCCGTACATTGGAAACTTAACATCTTCATCCTTTGATTTTGCAGTTCAACTTGTCAAAGAGGCCGGCCTTGCTGTTGTTCCCGGAACAGCATTCTCAGAATATGGAGAAGGTTATATTCGTCTTTCTTATGCTTATAGCATGGAAACATTAAAGGAAGGCTGCGACCGTTTAGAACAATTTCTACAGCAAAAAAGCTAA